Below is a window of Sulfitobacter sp. THAF37 DNA.
TCTGCATGACCTTTTCGAACTTCGAATGGCCGCGCACATGCGTATCCGAATACCCCTTGATCAGGCGCCGGAAGCCGAGCATCGCAACACCCAGGTCGTAATTATGCGTCAGGGCCTGCGATGCGTCGGCCAGCCAGGCATCCCTGTGCTCGGTCTCTGTCTTGTGGCGCAGGGACTTGCGGCGCATGCCCCGCAGCGCGCCGACAAAATGAAGCGGCAGAAACCCGATCAGGCGATAGGTCTGTATCCGACGGCCCCTGTCGATACGGCGATCCAGCCAGGCATAGAGAGATTTCCGTGATTTCAGCCAGTTGGCCAGCCCGACGGGCAGGACCGATGCGGCTTCTTCCATGCGGGGGTGCATGAATTCGGTGGTGTTGAGGACCTGGCCATCCTGTAGGCCCACTTCGTCAGCGACCCTCTGGCGCCGCGCGCTTTGCGTCTTGATGCGGGCAACGCGGATCACGTCGTCATATGCCATCGCATTGGCAAGGTATTTGGCGGCGGTTGTGGTGAACGCAAAGCCGTGTTCGGCACCGTTCGCGTCGCGGTCGCGCCGGTAGAGGTCGCGCAGGAGATCGAGGTATTCGTCGCCGTAGGCGGCATCCTGAAAGTCGACGACCTTTTGCAGCCCCAGATAGGCCATTTCATGCGCCTGTTCGGGAAGGTCCGCGCGAAGCCGCGAGAGCAGCGCATCTGCCCGCTTGTCGCGCAGCGATTGGGGCAGGGCGGCGACCGTGGCGGCCGTGCCCCCCGCATCGGCCGTCTCTGGATCCGCGCCGTTTATTGTTCGGTCGAAGGCAGCATCAAAGGCGCGGATGCTGGCCTCTACCCCCTTGCCGCCCTTGCGGATCACGTCATGGTAGGCTTCGCGCTCGAAGGGCAGGGTGCCGGATGCGGCAAGGCTGCCGAACATGGCCGACGAGATGACAGAGCCGTTCCTGACGGCCAGGGTGTTCATGTCAAAGACGATTTCCTGTCGGGCGACCACGCCGATTGCATCCGTCACCGCGCCACTGTCGGCGATGCTGCCGCCCGGGGCGGTCTTTTCGCTGATCGCCAGCGACCGGTGGCTGGAGGCGATCAGGGTGGTCCGGTCGGGTGTCACGATCCCGCGCAGGATCGACCGGCCCGCTTCCATGAACTCGGAGGCGATCACCACGTCGACATCGCCGGGCGTGGGCATCTGGGCGAGGACAGGCTTTTGCCCGCCGTCGCCGGGGCGCATCATCTCGACGTAATAGATGGTGGCCCCGGTTCGCTGGGCCACGCCGGGCACGGAGGTGGATTGCGCCACCCAGCCGTGCGTTTCGGCAAGATCCACGATCCAGCCGGTCAGAACGCCGCCACCCTGGCCGCCCATCGCCACGATCGCGATTGAGATCGGCCGCTCTGTCGCGGGGCCTGCGGGCTTCAGGCCCAGTTTGACGGTGTCATCTTTCATCTGTCTATGCCTCAAAGCTGACCGCCCGGCTTTCGCGGCGGTCTTGCAGGTAGCGGATCACGGAGCCGGAGAGATTGGACCTGAACCTGTCCCACCGTGTCGGATTATGGGTGACTTCGGCGCGGAAGAAGGAGGGGCAAAGCACGGCAGCGTCGGCCACTTCGCCACAGTTGCCGCAGGCGACGCAGGTGTCGTCAATCGACGCCACGGGATCGTCGCGCAAGGGATCGTCCAGTTCCTTGACCGACAGCGACGGACAGCCCGACAGCCGCATGCAGGCGTGATCGCCGGTGCAGACATCTTCGTCGACGCCGAACTTTTCCTTCACCACCCGTTTGCCGCCCTTGATCGCCCTGGCGACCTGCGGTTTCACGCGGCGCTGCTTGTTCAACATGCATTCGGACGACGCCACGATGATCTTGGGCCCTTCGGCATCCGTGGTCAGCGCCTCGTTCAGGACATCGCGCATGCGGGTCACGTCGTAGGTGTGGTCCACCTGCCGGACCCATGTCGCGCCGATCCCCTTGACCGCATCGACGATCGAATTGTTGGTGTTGCGCCGCTTGTTATGGGCGCGGGACGACAGGATGTCCTGACCGCCGGTGGCGGAGGAATAGAAGTTGTCGACGATGACAAAGACGCCGTCATGCTTGTTGAACACCGCGTTGCCGATGCCGCTGGTCAGCCCGTTGTGCCAGAACCCGCCGTCGCCCATGATCGAGATCGAGCGTTTGGCGCCCTTGACGTTGAAGGCCGCCGAGGAGGCGGGGCCAAGGCCGAAGCCCATTGTCGTGGCACCCAGGTTGAAGGGCGGCAGGATCGAGAACAGGTGACAGCCGATGTCAGCCGAAACATGGTGCGTGCCGGTTTCCTCGAACACCATTTTCATGGCGGCAAAGATGGGCCGTTCGGGGCACCCGGTACACAGCCCCGGCGGGCGGGCCGGGACAACGTCGGTCAGTTTTTCGACCACGGGATTGGTCAGGATCGGAACCGGATCGGGCACCGGGGCGCGGTTGCCCAATTGCTGGGGCTCGAAATCCTCAAGGAAACGACCGATCCCTTCGGTCAGGACGGCGGCGGTATAGTCGCCGCCCATCGGCAGGTAATCCTTGCCGTGCACTTCGGTCGGGCTTTTCGTGCGGGCCAGGACGGTCGAGATGGATTGCTCGATATATTCGGGCTGGCCTTCCTCGATCATCAGCACGGCATCGAGACCTTTGCAGAATTCTTCGACTTCGGATTTGATCGTCGGATAGGCCACGTTCATCACGTAGATCGGCACGCGCGAATTGCCGTAGGCGTCGCACAGGCCCAGGAACTGAAGCGCGCGGATGGTGCTGTTGTACATGCCGCCGACGACAATGAGGCCGGTCTTGCCGGTCTTCTCCTCTCCGGTAGGGCCGAAGAATTCGTTGAGCTTCTGGTCGCGGATAAAGTCGATGGCGGTGGGCATGCGCACCTCGATCTTTTCGACCTCGTGCGCGTAGGCGGCGGGCGGCAGAACGATGCGGCCCAGATCGCGTTCGGGGTTGTCCATCGCGTCGCGCAGGGTGAATTCGGGGCGCTTGTTGTCCTTGCATTGAAATTCGCCCGTCATGTGACAGGACCGCACCCGCACCTGCAGCATGACCGGCGTGTTGGAGGCTTCGGACAGTTGGAACCCTTTTTCGATCAGATCGACCATGCAGGCCTGATCGGGGCGGGGGTCCAGCAGCCACATCTGCGATTTCATCGCAAAGGCGTGGGTGCGCTCCTGCATGATCGACGACCCTTCGCCGTAGTCCTCGCCGACGATCACCATCGCGCCGCCGGTCACGCCGCCAGAAGCAAGGTTGGACAACGCGTCCGAGGCCACGTTGGTGCCCACGGTCGATTTCCACGCCACAGCGCCGCGCAGGGGATACATGACGGAGGCAGAGAGCATTGCACCCGCGGTCGCCTCGCTGGCCGAGCTTTGAAAGACCACGCCGAGATCGTCCAGAATGTCATTGGCGTCCGCCAGCACATCCATCAGGTGCGAGATCGGCGAGCCCTGGTAGCCGCCGACATAGGCGACACCGGATTGCAGCAGGGCCTTGGTGATTGCAAGGATACCCTCACCGCGGAACAGGTCGCCCTCACCTAGTTTGAGGTCCTGGACTTCTTTCGCAAAGGATCGCTCAGCCATTTTCGTCTCCTCAAAAAAAGTATGGTAATGAATAGATTTATATGTAAAATAAGTCAACAATCAGTTCGCCGCTTCGTGCGAATATCTCTGATCCGGGGAAGAGAAGCATTAGAGACCATGCTGATACCATCAAACTGTCCGCCCTGCGTCGGCTGGCCGATTTGCGCAGCGGCTCGACCCATTCTGGAAGGTAAAGACGATCATGTTGCCATCAAATGACTTTCCCAGGTTCACGGCTGCGGCGGTTCAGGCGAGCCCGGTGTTTCTGGACGCGGCGCGGACGGTGGAAAAGGCTGTCAGCCTGATCGGCGAAGCCGCCGGAAATGGTGCGCGGCTTGTGGTGTTTCCCGAGGTGTTCATCCCCGGATACCCCTATTGGAACTGGATCACAGACCCGGTGACGGGGGGCGCGTGGTTTGAGAAACTCGTGCGGGCCTCGGTCTTTGCCGATGGGCCGGAGGTTGCAAAGGTTCAGGCCGCTGCCCGGTCCAACGACTGCTATGTGGTGATGGGGTTGAACGAACGCAGTCCCGTATCGCTGGGCGCGCTTTACAATACCTTGCTGTTCATCGGGCCGGATGGCGCGATCCTGGGCAAGCACCGCAAGCTTGTCCCCACCTGGGCGGAGAAACTGACCTGGACGGGGGGCGACGGGTCCAGCCTCAGGGTCTATGATACGGAAATCGGGCCGCTGGGCGGGCTTGCCTGCGGTGAGAACACGAACACGCTGGCGCGGTTCACCCTGCTGGCGCAGGGCGAGCTGGTGCATACGGCCAGCTATATCTCGTTGCCGGTGGCGCCGAAGGATTACGACATGGCCGAGGCGATCAAGCTGCGCAGCATGTCGCACAGCTTTGAGGGCAAGGTTTTTACCGTGACCGCCACCTCGACGGTCTCGGACGAGATCATCGCGGCGATGGAGGAGATCCGCCCGGATGCGCGCGACCTGCTGGAACGCAAATCCAGTGCCTATTCGGGCGTTATCGGCCCTGACGGGCGCGAGGTCGTTCCCGGCCTGATCGACGACGAAGGTATCGTCTATGCGGAGATCGACCTGGGCAAATGCATACAGCCCAAGCAGATGCATGACATCACAGGCCATTACAACCGGTTCGACATTTTCGATCTGCGGGTCAACCAGGTGCCGCAGGGGGCCGTCAATCTGAAGACCGGCCCGGCCCCCGCGCCGGACCCGAGTGCGGTGCCGATGCCGGACGACAGCGAAGAATCCCAATCCGATCAAGACTGGAGGAAACCATGACTGATACTGCCGATAGAGACGATGTTCTGGGCCGCGCGAGGGTGCGCGACACGCCGGAGCTTGAAGCCTATTACGCGGATCTGGCAAAACAGGACACCGGCGCGCTTTGGACTGTTGCCAATGCGATCGAACCCTGGGAGCCGACGCCAACGTCCGATCCCGTGCTGTGGCGCTGGGACGACCTGCGGCCCCAGGTTCTGCGGGCCATTGATCTGGTGCGGCCAGAGGATGCAGGCCGGCGCGTCGTCTACCTGCGCAACCCCAGGCGGCAGGAATTCAGTGCCGCCTGCGGGTGGCTGTTCTCGGGCATCCAGACGATGAAAGCGGGCGAACGCGCTGGTGCCCACCGTCACGCGGCCTCTGCCCTGCGGTTCATCATGGAGGGCACGGGGGCCTACACGATTGTCGAGGGCCACAAGATGAGTCTGGGCGCGAAGGATTTCGTGCTGACCCCCAATGGCACATGGCACGAGCACGGGATCGAGGAAGACGGCAGCACCTGCCTGTGGCAGGACGGGCTGGACATTCCGCTGACCAACGCGCTGGAGGCGAATTTTTACGAGGTGCATCCCGACGATTATCAGGTCAGCAACCTGCCGCTGGACGACAG
It encodes the following:
- a CDS encoding cupin domain-containing protein → MTDTADRDDVLGRARVRDTPELEAYYADLAKQDTGALWTVANAIEPWEPTPTSDPVLWRWDDLRPQVLRAIDLVRPEDAGRRVVYLRNPRRQEFSAACGWLFSGIQTMKAGERAGAHRHAASALRFIMEGTGAYTIVEGHKMSLGAKDFVLTPNGTWHEHGIEEDGSTCLWQDGLDIPLTNALEANFYEVHPDDYQVSNLPLDDSPATYGSPALMPELDKWDQPYSPLLKFRWDQTYEALQEYARVTDGSPYDGVIMRYINPKTGADPMLTMGANMQLLRPSEHTKAHRHTGNIIYQVAKGEGYSVINGKRFDWKEKDIFCVPPWMFHEHCNTQSGEDACLFSFHDLPTMRKLGFYAEQALEDNGGHQVVSG
- a CDS encoding indolepyruvate ferredoxin oxidoreductase subunit alpha: MAERSFAKEVQDLKLGEGDLFRGEGILAITKALLQSGVAYVGGYQGSPISHLMDVLADANDILDDLGVVFQSSASEATAGAMLSASVMYPLRGAVAWKSTVGTNVASDALSNLASGGVTGGAMVIVGEDYGEGSSIMQERTHAFAMKSQMWLLDPRPDQACMVDLIEKGFQLSEASNTPVMLQVRVRSCHMTGEFQCKDNKRPEFTLRDAMDNPERDLGRIVLPPAAYAHEVEKIEVRMPTAIDFIRDQKLNEFFGPTGEEKTGKTGLIVVGGMYNSTIRALQFLGLCDAYGNSRVPIYVMNVAYPTIKSEVEEFCKGLDAVLMIEEGQPEYIEQSISTVLARTKSPTEVHGKDYLPMGGDYTAAVLTEGIGRFLEDFEPQQLGNRAPVPDPVPILTNPVVEKLTDVVPARPPGLCTGCPERPIFAAMKMVFEETGTHHVSADIGCHLFSILPPFNLGATTMGFGLGPASSAAFNVKGAKRSISIMGDGGFWHNGLTSGIGNAVFNKHDGVFVIVDNFYSSATGGQDILSSRAHNKRRNTNNSIVDAVKGIGATWVRQVDHTYDVTRMRDVLNEALTTDAEGPKIIVASSECMLNKQRRVKPQVARAIKGGKRVVKEKFGVDEDVCTGDHACMRLSGCPSLSVKELDDPLRDDPVASIDDTCVACGNCGEVADAAVLCPSFFRAEVTHNPTRWDRFRSNLSGSVIRYLQDRRESRAVSFEA
- a CDS encoding carbon-nitrogen hydrolase family protein, with translation MLPSNDFPRFTAAAVQASPVFLDAARTVEKAVSLIGEAAGNGARLVVFPEVFIPGYPYWNWITDPVTGGAWFEKLVRASVFADGPEVAKVQAAARSNDCYVVMGLNERSPVSLGALYNTLLFIGPDGAILGKHRKLVPTWAEKLTWTGGDGSSLRVYDTEIGPLGGLACGENTNTLARFTLLAQGELVHTASYISLPVAPKDYDMAEAIKLRSMSHSFEGKVFTVTATSTVSDEIIAAMEEIRPDARDLLERKSSAYSGVIGPDGREVVPGLIDDEGIVYAEIDLGKCIQPKQMHDITGHYNRFDIFDLRVNQVPQGAVNLKTGPAPAPDPSAVPMPDDSEESQSDQDWRKP
- a CDS encoding indolepyruvate oxidoreductase subunit beta family protein, whose amino-acid sequence is MKDDTVKLGLKPAGPATERPISIAIVAMGGQGGGVLTGWIVDLAETHGWVAQSTSVPGVAQRTGATIYYVEMMRPGDGGQKPVLAQMPTPGDVDVVIASEFMEAGRSILRGIVTPDRTTLIASSHRSLAISEKTAPGGSIADSGAVTDAIGVVARQEIVFDMNTLAVRNGSVISSAMFGSLAASGTLPFEREAYHDVIRKGGKGVEASIRAFDAAFDRTINGADPETADAGGTAATVAALPQSLRDKRADALLSRLRADLPEQAHEMAYLGLQKVVDFQDAAYGDEYLDLLRDLYRRDRDANGAEHGFAFTTTAAKYLANAMAYDDVIRVARIKTQSARRQRVADEVGLQDGQVLNTTEFMHPRMEEAASVLPVGLANWLKSRKSLYAWLDRRIDRGRRIQTYRLIGFLPLHFVGALRGMRRKSLRHKTETEHRDAWLADASQALTHNYDLGVAMLGFRRLIKGYSDTHVRGHSKFEKVMQTTKSIAGRDDAAEWANRLLTSAIRDASSKELDGTIMTIESFSKT